From the genome of Vespa crabro chromosome 24, iyVesCrab1.2, whole genome shotgun sequence, one region includes:
- the LOC124432274 gene encoding 39S ribosomal protein L16, mitochondrial, which produces MIMQTLKNAVRSFLSKNNSAVIFIQRKGLKIFNPPVKIRNVEYPEKNKLKIMEKVPQYPSNLRPFKMQKKLKLMRGPETVHNTLLHKQYGIIATGGGRLKYGHFEMIRMTLLRKFNFNDIFAIWRVDAPWQPVTKKSQGSRMGSGKGSIDHYVTPIKAGRVIVEIGGDIQYFQVKKVLEDIAAKCPFKAMAVSQEILDKMAEKEKQKEEANLNPWTWKYIIQNNIGGCHNWISPFDKRWYNKYI; this is translated from the exons atgatcaTGCAAACATTAAAAAATGCAGTACGATCATTTCTTTCTA aaaataattccgCTGTGATATTTATCCaaagaaaaggattaaaaatatttaatccaCCTGTTAAGATTCGAA aTGTTGAATATCCtgagaaaaataaacttaAAATTATGGAAAAAGTCCCGCAATATCCATCAAATTTACGTCCTTttaaaatgcaaaagaaattaaaattaatgcgTGGACCAGAAACTGTACACAATACTTTATTACACAAGCAATATGGAATTATA gcTACAGGAGGTGGAAGATTAAAATATGGTCATTTTGAAATGATACGTATGACGCTTTTacgtaaatttaattttaatgatatatttgcTATCTGGCGTGTTGATGCACCATGGCAACCTGTTACTAAGAAg AGCCAAGGTTCACGTATGGGAAGTGGTAAAGGATCGATAGATCATTATGTTACTCCAATTAAAGCTGGAAGAGTAATTGTGGAAATTGGCGGggatatacaatattttcaa GTAAAGAAAGTATTAGAAGATATAGCAGCCAAATGTCCATTTAAAGCTATGGCTGTTAGTCaagaaatattagataaaatggcggaaaaagaaaaacaaaaagaggaagCTAATTTGAATCCTTGGACgtggaaatatattattcagaATAATATTGGTGGTTGTCATAATTGGATATCGCCGTTTGACAAAAGAtggtacaataaatatatataa